The following coding sequences lie in one Bacteroides helcogenes P 36-108 genomic window:
- the map gene encoding type I methionyl aminopeptidase produces the protein MIFLKTEDEIELLRKSNLLVGKTLAEIAKVIKPGVTTKELDKVAEEFIRDNGAVPTFKGFPNQYGDPFPASICTSVNEQVVHGIPRESIVLKEGDIVSVDCGTYLNGFCGDSAYTFSVGEVDEEVRKLLKVTKEALYIGIQNAVQGKRLGDIGYAIQQHCESNSYGVVREFVGHGIGKEMHEDPQVPNYGKRGYGTMLKKGLCIAIEPMITLGNRQIVMERDGWTVRTKDCKCAAHFEHTIAVGSGEADILSSFKFIEEVLGDKAI, from the coding sequence ATGATATTTCTTAAAACTGAAGATGAGATAGAGCTGCTCCGTAAGAGTAATTTGCTTGTGGGGAAAACGTTGGCTGAGATAGCTAAAGTTATTAAGCCCGGAGTAACAACAAAAGAGCTGGATAAGGTTGCGGAAGAGTTTATTAGAGATAATGGAGCTGTTCCAACATTTAAAGGTTTTCCAAATCAATATGGTGATCCATTTCCAGCTTCTATCTGTACATCTGTTAACGAACAGGTAGTACATGGAATTCCGAGAGAAAGTATAGTACTGAAAGAAGGTGATATTGTTTCTGTTGATTGTGGTACTTATCTGAATGGCTTTTGTGGTGATTCTGCTTATACGTTTAGTGTAGGTGAAGTTGATGAAGAAGTTCGCAAATTACTGAAAGTTACTAAGGAAGCGCTATATATAGGAATACAGAATGCTGTCCAAGGTAAGAGGTTGGGTGATATAGGATATGCTATACAGCAACATTGTGAGTCTAATTCTTATGGTGTAGTGCGTGAGTTTGTCGGTCATGGTATTGGCAAGGAGATGCATGAAGATCCTCAAGTTCCCAACTACGGTAAGCGTGGTTATGGAACGATGTTAAAAAAAGGTTTGTGTATCGCAATTGAGCCAATGATTACTTTAGGTAATCGGCAAATAGTAATGGAACGTGATGGCTGGACGGTTAGAACTAAAGACTGTAAATGCGCTGCTCATTTTGAACATACCATAGCAGTTGGAAGTGGTGAAGCTGATATATTGTCATCATTCAAATTCATTGAAGAAGTATTAGGAGATAAAGCAATTTAA
- the infA gene encoding translation initiation factor IF-1, translating into MAKQSAIEQDGVIVEALSNAMFRVELENGHEITAHISGKMRMHYIKILPGDKVRVEMSPYDLSKGRIVFRYK; encoded by the coding sequence ATGGCAAAGCAATCTGCAATAGAACAAGATGGAGTTATAGTTGAAGCATTGTCTAATGCAATGTTTCGTGTTGAATTAGAAAACGGACATGAGATTACTGCACATATTTCCGGTAAGATGCGGATGCACTACATCAAAATCCTGCCGGGTGATAAAGTAAGAGTTGAAATGTCTCCTTACGATTTATCGAAAGGAAGAATTGTATTTAGATATAAATAA
- the ykgO gene encoding type B 50S ribosomal protein L36 — translation MKVRASLKKRTPECKIVRRNGRLYVINKKNPKYKQRQG, via the coding sequence ATGAAAGTAAGAGCATCCTTAAAGAAACGTACGCCAGAGTGTAAAATCGTTAGACGTAATGGCCGTTTGTATGTTATTAACAAGAAAAATCCTAAGTATAAACAACGTCAAGGATAA
- the rpsM gene encoding 30S ribosomal protein S13 produces the protein MAIRIVGVDLPQNKRGEVALTYVYGIGRSSSAKILDKAGVDKDLKVKDWTDDQAAKIREIIGAEYKVEGDLRSEIQLNIKRLMDIGCYRGVRHRIGLPVRGQSTKNNARTRKGRKKTVANKKKATK, from the coding sequence ATGGCTATAAGAATAGTTGGTGTCGATTTGCCTCAAAACAAGAGAGGTGAAGTTGCGTTGACCTATGTATATGGAATAGGTCGTAGTAGTTCAGCAAAGATTTTGGATAAAGCAGGTGTTGACAAGGACCTGAAAGTAAAAGACTGGACGGATGATCAGGCTGCCAAGATTCGTGAGATCATTGGTGCAGAGTATAAAGTTGAAGGTGATCTTCGCTCTGAAATTCAATTGAACATTAAGCGTTTGATGGATATCGGTTGTTACCGTGGTGTACGTCACCGTATCGGTCTTCCTGTAAGAGGACAGAGCACGAAGAATAATGCTCGTACTCGTAAGGGTAGAAAGAAAACCGTTGCTAATAAGAAAAAAGCTACTAAATAA
- the rpsK gene encoding 30S ribosomal protein S11, with protein MAKKTVAAKKRNVKVDANGQLHVHSSFNNIIVSLANSEGQIISWSSAGKMGFRGSKKNTPYAAQMAAQDCAKIAYDLGLRKVKAYVKGPGNGRESAIRTIHGAGIEVTEIIDVTPLPHNGCRPPKRRRV; from the coding sequence ATGGCAAAAAAAACAGTTGCAGCAAAAAAGAGAAATGTAAAGGTAGATGCTAATGGACAGTTGCATGTTCATTCATCTTTCAACAACATTATTGTTTCTCTGGCAAATAGTGAAGGTCAGATTATTTCTTGGTCTTCTGCCGGAAAGATGGGATTTAGAGGTTCTAAGAAGAACACTCCTTATGCAGCACAGATGGCTGCACAAGATTGTGCTAAGATAGCATACGATCTTGGTCTGAGAAAGGTAAAAGCATATGTGAAAGGTCCAGGTAATGGACGTGAGTCTGCTATTAGAACTATCCATGGTGCTGGTATTGAAGTTACTGAAATCATTGATGTAACTCCCCTCCCACATAATGGTTGTCGTCCTCCGAAAAGACGTAGAGTTTAA
- the rpsD gene encoding 30S ribosomal protein S4 produces the protein MARYTGPKSRIARKFGEGIFGADKVLSKKNYPPGQHGNSRKRKTSEYGVQLREKQKAKYTYGVLEKQFRNLFEKAETAKGITGEILLQLLEGRLDNIVFRLGIAPTRAAARQLVSHKHITVDGEVVNIPSYAVKPGQVIGVRERSKSLEVIANSLAGFNHSKYPWLEWDDNSKVGKLLHVPERADIPENIKEHLIVELYSK, from the coding sequence ATGGCTAGATATACTGGACCAAAATCAAGAATAGCCCGTAAATTCGGTGAAGGTATCTTTGGAGCAGACAAAGTATTGTCAAAGAAGAATTATCCTCCTGGACAGCATGGTAATTCAAGAAAAAGAAAAACTTCAGAATATGGTGTTCAACTTCGTGAGAAACAGAAGGCCAAATACACCTATGGAGTCTTAGAAAAACAATTCCGCAACTTGTTTGAGAAGGCAGAAACAGCTAAGGGTATTACTGGTGAGATTCTTCTTCAGTTGCTTGAAGGTCGTCTTGATAACATTGTATTCCGTTTGGGAATTGCTCCTACTCGTGCGGCTGCTCGTCAGTTGGTGAGCCACAAACATATTACTGTGGATGGTGAGGTAGTGAATATTCCTTCATATGCTGTAAAGCCGGGACAGGTGATTGGCGTTCGTGAAAGATCTAAATCTTTGGAAGTTATTGCTAATTCATTGGCTGGCTTTAATCACAGCAAGTATCCTTGGTTGGAATGGGATGATAACTCTAAGGTTGGTAAATTGCTGCATGTACCTGAAAGAGCAGACATTCCTGAAAACATTAAAGAGCATTTGATTGTAGAATTGTATTCTAAATAA
- a CDS encoding DNA-directed RNA polymerase subunit alpha, which yields MAILAFQKPDKVLMLEADSRFGKFEFRPLEPGFGITVGNALRRILLSSLEGFAITTIKIEGVEHEFSSVPGVKEDVTNIILNLKQVRFKQVVEEFESEKVSITIENSSEFKAGDIGKYLTGFEVLNPELVICHLDSKSTMQIDIAINKGRGYVPADENREYCTDVNVIPIDSIYTPIRNVKYQVENFRVEQKTDYEKLVLEITTDGSIHPKEALKEAAKILIYHFMLFSDEKITLESNDVDGNEEFDEEVLHMRQLLKTKLVDMDLSVRALNCLKAADVETLGDLVQFNKTDLLKFRNFGKKSLTELDDLLESLNLSFGTDISKYKLDKE from the coding sequence ATGGCGATATTAGCATTTCAAAAACCTGATAAAGTATTAATGTTGGAAGCGGACTCAAGATTCGGTAAATTCGAATTTCGTCCGTTGGAGCCCGGTTTCGGTATTACCGTGGGTAATGCATTGCGCCGCATTCTGCTTTCTTCATTGGAAGGTTTTGCCATCACTACTATTAAAATAGAAGGTGTTGAGCACGAATTTTCCAGTGTTCCGGGAGTTAAAGAGGATGTTACTAACATTATCTTGAATCTGAAACAGGTGAGATTCAAGCAAGTAGTTGAGGAATTCGAGAGCGAAAAAGTAAGTATTACAATCGAGAATTCAAGTGAATTTAAAGCAGGTGACATAGGTAAGTATCTGACTGGATTTGAAGTGTTAAATCCTGAATTAGTTATTTGTCATTTAGACTCAAAATCAACTATGCAGATAGATATTGCGATTAACAAAGGTCGTGGTTATGTTCCTGCTGACGAGAACCGCGAATATTGCACCGATGTGAACGTAATTCCTATTGATTCTATTTATACTCCGATACGTAATGTGAAGTATCAGGTAGAAAACTTCCGTGTAGAGCAGAAGACTGACTACGAGAAGCTGGTTCTTGAGATTACTACCGATGGTTCTATACATCCGAAAGAAGCTCTGAAAGAAGCTGCAAAAATTCTGATTTATCACTTCATGCTCTTCTCTGATGAGAAGATTACACTGGAAAGCAACGATGTTGACGGTAACGAGGAATTTGATGAAGAAGTTTTGCATATGCGTCAGTTGTTAAAAACTAAGCTCGTTGATATGGATCTTTCTGTCCGTGCCCTCAACTGTTTGAAGGCAGCAGATGTAGAGACACTCGGCGACTTGGTACAATTCAATAAAACCGATTTGCTGAAATTCAGAAATTTCGGAAAGAAATCGCTTACCGAGCTTGATGATTTGCTGGAAAGTCTGAATCTGTCGTTTGGAACCGATATTTCTAAATACAAATTAGATAAAGAATAA
- the rplQ gene encoding 50S ribosomal protein L17, with translation MRHNKKFNHLGRTASHRSAMLSNMACSLIKHKRITTTVAKAKALKKFVEPLITKAKDDTTNSRRVVFSNLQDKYAVTELFKEISVKIADRPGGYTRIIKTGNRLGDNAEMCFIELVDYNENMAKEKVAKKATRTRRSKKSANETASVAEAPVAEEVKAE, from the coding sequence ATGAGACATAATAAAAAATTCAACCATTTGGGTCGTACTGCCTCTCATAGAAGCGCTATGCTGTCTAATATGGCGTGTTCTTTGATTAAGCACAAAAGAATCACTACGACTGTTGCAAAGGCTAAAGCATTGAAGAAATTCGTTGAGCCTTTGATAACTAAAGCTAAAGATGATACGACAAACTCTCGTCGTGTTGTATTTAGCAATTTGCAAGATAAGTATGCAGTGACTGAACTGTTTAAGGAAATCTCTGTGAAGATTGCTGATCGTCCGGGTGGTTATACTCGTATTATCAAAACAGGTAACCGTTTGGGTGATAATGCAGAAATGTGCTTCATTGAACTCGTTGACTACAATGAGAACATGGCTAAGGAGAAAGTTGCCAAGAAAGCTACCCGCACCCGTCGTTCAAAGAAAAGTGCAAATGAAACTGCATCGGTTGCTGAAGCTCCGGTTGCTGAAGAAGTTAAAGCTGAATAG
- a CDS encoding MutS family DNA mismatch repair protein, with translation MNTITEISAVYRSIAEEAKRKLNKVQQQIYRIGTLRLLLFAAGVTGIIYFQSESWEIPVAIAIVTLLPFTLLIKYHNRLFYRKDYLEKEIEVNEQELAALYYDISAFDNGEEFVDPAHLYSYDLDVFGPHSLFQYINRTCTQPGKHRLAEWLNKHLEEQEKIRKRQEAIRELAPELKFRQRFRILGLLHKGKAADEAELKEWAASPAVFRTKKLLRALPASVTGTNLICLMLVITGILPATIYGIIWSCFVAAGFSFTGQITKAQAIYGKKLQILATYAVLLRLIEEQPMQASLLKEIKEKIGGEKRKASRAIHRLSKLMDELDQRNNIFMYVILNGLFFWELRQIMRIEVWKEQYASDLTRWLSAIGQTDALNSLATFAYNHPEYVYPTILGNTNESPINKKGIAPFKFCAKSLGHPLMNREYCVHNDIEMEQRPFFIIITGANMAGKSTYLRTVGINYLLACIGTPVCARQMEFHPTRLITSLRTSDSLNDNESYFFAELKRLKLIIDKLQSGEELFIILDEILKGTNSMDKQKGSFALIKQFMALQANGIIATHDLLLGTLINLFPENIRNHCFEADITNNELAFSYRLRQGIAQNMNACFLMKKMGIAVAD, from the coding sequence ATGAATACAATAACCGAAATAAGTGCCGTTTACCGCAGCATTGCCGAGGAGGCCAAACGAAAACTGAACAAAGTACAGCAACAGATTTATCGCATCGGCACTCTGCGGTTGCTATTGTTTGCCGCCGGAGTGACAGGAATCATTTACTTCCAGTCAGAGAGCTGGGAAATACCGGTAGCCATCGCAATCGTAACTCTGTTGCCGTTCACACTCTTGATAAAGTACCACAACCGGCTGTTCTACAGGAAGGATTACCTGGAAAAAGAAATAGAAGTCAACGAACAAGAACTTGCCGCATTGTATTATGACATCTCTGCCTTCGACAACGGAGAAGAATTTGTCGATCCTGCACATCTTTATTCCTACGACTTGGATGTATTTGGTCCCCACTCTTTGTTTCAGTATATCAACCGGACGTGCACACAGCCGGGAAAGCACCGTTTGGCAGAGTGGCTGAACAAGCATCTCGAGGAGCAAGAGAAAATCCGGAAACGTCAGGAGGCCATTCGCGAACTGGCTCCGGAATTGAAATTCCGCCAACGCTTCCGCATTCTCGGACTGCTGCACAAAGGAAAAGCAGCGGATGAAGCGGAACTAAAGGAATGGGCGGCAAGCCCTGCCGTCTTTAGAACAAAAAAATTACTGCGTGCCTTACCGGCATCAGTCACCGGCACTAATCTGATATGCCTTATGTTGGTAATCACCGGCATACTGCCCGCAACCATATATGGCATCATTTGGTCATGCTTTGTAGCTGCCGGATTCAGCTTTACAGGGCAGATCACTAAGGCACAAGCCATTTACGGGAAAAAGCTGCAAATCCTCGCCACCTATGCCGTGTTACTCCGCCTTATAGAAGAACAACCCATGCAAGCATCCCTGCTAAAGGAGATTAAAGAGAAAATAGGAGGTGAGAAGAGAAAAGCGTCCCGTGCTATCCATCGGTTGAGCAAGCTCATGGACGAACTTGACCAACGCAACAATATATTCATGTATGTCATCCTCAACGGTCTGTTCTTTTGGGAGCTTCGTCAAATCATGCGTATCGAGGTATGGAAAGAGCAATATGCCTCAGACCTGACCCGCTGGCTGAGTGCCATCGGACAGACAGATGCTCTTAATTCACTGGCCACGTTTGCCTATAACCACCCGGAATATGTATATCCCACCATTCTCGGCAACACAAACGAATCCCCTATTAACAAAAAAGGCATCGCTCCCTTCAAGTTTTGTGCCAAGTCTTTGGGACATCCGTTGATGAACCGCGAATACTGCGTCCACAATGACATCGAAATGGAACAACGGCCTTTCTTCATCATCATCACTGGAGCCAACATGGCTGGAAAAAGCACTTATCTACGCACTGTGGGTATCAACTATCTCCTTGCTTGCATCGGCACACCCGTCTGTGCCCGCCAAATGGAATTCCATCCTACCCGACTGATTACAAGCCTGCGTACTTCCGACTCCCTAAACGACAACGAATCTTACTTCTTTGCCGAACTCAAACGCCTGAAGCTTATCATCGACAAATTGCAATCGGGTGAAGAACTATTCATCATTCTCGATGAAATCCTGAAAGGGACCAATTCTATGGACAAACAAAAAGGTTCTTTTGCTCTCATCAAGCAATTCATGGCATTGCAAGCCAACGGTATCATCGCCACTCACGACTTGCTTCTGGGAACTCTTATCAACCTATTCCCCGAAAATATCCGCAATCATTGCTTCGAGGCAGACATCACAAACAACGAGCTGGCATTCTCGTACCGCCTGCGACAAGGCATCGCACAAAATATGAATGCCTGCTTCCTAATGAAAAAAATGGGAATTGCCGTTGCCGACTAA
- a CDS encoding DUF6563 family protein — protein sequence MKRFWLLGVWMLLSALPSFAQQIMYSGLKELMENSGDTVTTLKVEKRSKNQIYLTGGADYRIEAEENPGLCKYLKSRCYAVQIDTVLYVNCRKMRYKHYRFGGWYAPAMWVRGKIYYCAQPVGQVATSTAAPADATKLGGEVGDAIAASGLVHARVYYELDPETGKSIFVGKDRMKELLDGEPALQEKLLKETSESATVIGKYLRQLK from the coding sequence ATGAAGAGGTTTTGGTTGTTAGGTGTTTGGATGCTGCTGTCTGCTTTGCCCAGCTTTGCCCAACAGATTATGTATTCCGGCTTGAAGGAGTTGATGGAAAATAGTGGAGATACGGTTACCACATTAAAGGTGGAGAAGCGTTCCAAGAATCAGATTTACCTGACGGGGGGAGCTGACTATCGTATTGAAGCGGAGGAAAATCCCGGTCTTTGCAAGTATTTGAAGTCCCGTTGTTATGCCGTGCAGATAGATACGGTACTGTATGTCAACTGCCGGAAGATGCGGTATAAGCATTACCGTTTCGGAGGTTGGTATGCACCGGCCATGTGGGTACGTGGAAAGATATATTATTGCGCTCAACCTGTGGGGCAAGTGGCAACCAGCACTGCTGCGCCTGCCGATGCCACTAAATTGGGCGGTGAAGTGGGAGATGCCATTGCCGCATCTGGGTTGGTGCATGCAAGAGTGTATTACGAACTTGATCCCGAAACGGGTAAATCAATATTTGTAGGCAAGGACAGGATGAAGGAGCTGCTGGACGGTGAGCCGGCTTTGCAGGAAAAACTCTTAAAGGAGACAAGTGAGTCGGCTACGGTTATCGGAAAATATCTGCGGCAACTGAAATAA
- a CDS encoding urocanate hydratase, producing the protein MEITLSNTLPPYPSFAEGIRRAPDRGFTLTLSQTATALKNALRYIPEDLHEILAPEFMEELRTRGRIYGYRYRPQGDLKAKPIDEYKGNCIEGKAFQVMIDNNLCFDIALYPYELVTYGETGQVCQNWMQYRLIKQYLEVLTRDQTLVIESGHPLGLFKSKPEAPRVIITNALMVGLYDNQKDWHTAMQMGVANYGQMTAGGWMYIGPQGIVHGTFNTLLNAGRLKLGIPQGGDLRGHLFVSSGLGGMSGAQPKAAEMSGAAAIIAEVDASRIETRHSQGWVGHATDSISEAFAWAQDAMNKREPISIAYHGNVVDLLEYAVQKHLKIDLLSDQTSCHATYEGGYCPVGLTFEERTRMLHENPLEFRRYVDVSLERHFKAIKTLVNCGTYFFDYGNSFMKAVFDAGVSEIARDGDDKNGFIFPSYVEDIMGPELFDYGYGPFRWVCLSGKHEDLVKTDRAAMECIDPTRRGQDMDNYNWIRDAEKNNLVVGTQARILYQDAEGRMNIALRFNEMVRKGEVGPIMLGRDHHDVSGTDSPFRETSNIKDGSNVMADMAVQCFAGNCARGMSLVALHNGGGVGIGKAINGGFGMVCDGSERVDEILRSAMLWDVMGGVARRSWARNPHAMETSEEFNQTHADGYHITLPYVADDELIDKYI; encoded by the coding sequence ATGGAGATAACTTTGAGTAACACATTGCCTCCTTACCCCTCCTTTGCTGAGGGCATCCGGCGAGCGCCGGACCGTGGCTTTACCCTTACCCTTTCGCAGACGGCTACGGCACTGAAAAATGCATTGCGCTATATTCCTGAGGATTTGCACGAGATTCTTGCTCCTGAATTTATGGAAGAACTTCGTACCCGTGGACGAATTTACGGTTACCGTTATCGTCCGCAGGGTGATTTGAAAGCAAAGCCGATCGATGAATATAAGGGGAATTGTATTGAAGGCAAAGCCTTCCAAGTGATGATTGACAATAACCTTTGTTTCGATATTGCCCTCTATCCCTACGAATTGGTTACCTACGGTGAGACGGGGCAAGTGTGCCAAAACTGGATGCAGTATCGGCTTATCAAACAATATTTGGAAGTGTTGACTCGGGATCAGACCTTGGTTATCGAGAGCGGGCATCCCTTGGGATTGTTTAAATCGAAACCCGAAGCACCTCGTGTTATTATCACTAATGCCCTCATGGTAGGACTCTATGATAATCAGAAAGATTGGCATACCGCCATGCAAATGGGTGTAGCCAATTATGGTCAAATGACCGCCGGTGGCTGGATGTATATCGGGCCTCAGGGTATTGTGCACGGTACATTCAATACCTTGTTGAATGCAGGGCGACTGAAATTAGGTATCCCACAGGGTGGCGATTTGCGTGGTCATCTGTTTGTCTCCTCCGGTTTGGGAGGTATGAGCGGTGCACAACCCAAAGCTGCTGAAATGTCGGGAGCCGCCGCTATCATTGCCGAAGTAGATGCGTCCCGTATCGAAACCCGTCATAGCCAAGGATGGGTGGGGCATGCCACAGACTCTATTTCAGAAGCTTTCGCATGGGCACAAGATGCCATGAACAAGCGGGAGCCTATTTCCATTGCCTATCACGGAAATGTTGTAGACCTGTTGGAATATGCTGTACAGAAACATTTAAAGATAGATTTACTTTCCGATCAAACTTCTTGCCATGCCACATACGAAGGTGGTTATTGTCCTGTGGGGTTGACTTTTGAAGAACGTACCCGTATGCTTCACGAAAATCCCTTAGAGTTTCGTCGCTATGTCGATGTTTCTTTAGAACGCCATTTCAAGGCTATCAAAACATTGGTGAACTGTGGAACCTATTTCTTCGATTATGGCAATTCCTTTATGAAAGCTGTTTTCGATGCCGGTGTCAGCGAGATTGCACGGGACGGTGACGATAAGAATGGTTTTATATTTCCCAGTTACGTGGAAGATATTATGGGGCCCGAACTCTTTGATTACGGCTATGGTCCATTCCGTTGGGTATGTCTGAGCGGGAAACATGAAGATCTTGTCAAAACAGACCGTGCCGCTATGGAATGCATTGATCCTACACGTCGCGGACAAGATATGGATAACTATAACTGGATTCGCGATGCAGAAAAGAATAATCTTGTAGTCGGCACTCAGGCACGCATACTTTATCAGGATGCCGAGGGACGTATGAATATTGCTCTTCGTTTCAATGAGATGGTGCGCAAAGGTGAAGTCGGTCCTATCATGTTGGGGCGCGATCACCATGATGTTAGCGGCACGGACTCTCCATTCCGCGAAACTTCGAATATAAAAGATGGCAGTAATGTGATGGCGGATATGGCTGTACAATGTTTTGCCGGTAATTGCGCCCGAGGAATGAGCTTGGTGGCTTTGCACAATGGTGGTGGCGTAGGTATTGGTAAAGCCATAAACGGCGGTTTCGGCATGGTGTGCGATGGCTCCGAAAGAGTAGATGAGATATTGCGTTCCGCCATGTTGTGGGACGTGATGGGAGGTGTGGCACGTCGTTCGTGGGCACGTAATCCGCATGCGATGGAGACAAGTGAAGAATTTAACCAGACTCATGCCGATGGATACCATATTACGTTGCCATACGTAGCGGATGATGAATTGATTGATAAGTATATATAA
- the ftcD gene encoding glutamate formimidoyltransferase translates to MNRIIECVPNFSEGRDLQKIDEIVAPFRARQGVKLLDYSNDEDHNRLVVTVVGEPEPLREAVLEAIGVAVRLIDLNTHKGQHPRMGAVDVVPFIPIKNVTMEEAIALSKEVAGEVAKRYNLPVFLYEKSASAPYRENLAAIRKGEFEGMGEKIKQPEWHPDFGPAEKHPTAGTVAIGARMPLVAYNVNLSTPNLEIAHDIAKKIRFIGGGLRYCKAMGVELKDRGITQVSINMTDFTHTALYRAFELVRIEARRYGVSIVGSEIIGLVPMEALIDTASYYLGLENFSMQQVLEARIME, encoded by the coding sequence ATGAATAGAATTATTGAGTGCGTTCCTAACTTCAGCGAAGGACGTGACCTGCAAAAGATAGACGAGATAGTAGCTCCTTTCCGTGCCCGTCAAGGCGTGAAATTGCTTGATTATAGTAATGATGAAGACCACAATCGTTTGGTGGTTACTGTTGTGGGCGAGCCCGAACCGCTTCGCGAAGCAGTGCTCGAAGCTATCGGCGTAGCAGTCCGCCTTATTGACCTCAATACCCATAAGGGACAGCACCCACGTATGGGAGCAGTGGATGTAGTGCCTTTTATTCCTATCAAGAATGTAACGATGGAAGAAGCCATCGCCCTTTCTAAAGAGGTAGCCGGGGAAGTGGCAAAACGTTATAATCTCCCCGTCTTCTTGTACGAGAAATCTGCTTCCGCACCGTATCGCGAAAACCTTGCAGCCATCCGCAAGGGTGAATTCGAAGGAATGGGAGAAAAGATAAAACAACCGGAATGGCACCCCGATTTCGGTCCCGCCGAGAAGCATCCTACTGCTGGTACGGTAGCCATCGGTGCCCGTATGCCTTTGGTAGCTTATAATGTCAACCTCAGTACTCCTAATCTGGAGATAGCTCACGATATAGCTAAGAAGATCCGTTTCATCGGCGGCGGTTTGCGTTATTGCAAGGCTATGGGGGTGGAACTGAAAGACCGGGGAATTACCCAAGTCTCCATTAACATGACGGACTTTACACATACAGCCCTTTACCGTGCTTTCGAATTGGTTCGCATTGAAGCCCGCCGTTACGGAGTGAGCATTGTGGGGAGTGAAATCATCGGACTTGTACCTATGGAAGCGCTGATTGATACTGCATCCTATTACTTGGGCTTGGAAAACTTTTCTATGCAGCAAGTGTTGGAAGCAAGAATTATGGAGTAG